One window of Alteromonas sp. LMIT006 genomic DNA carries:
- a CDS encoding ATP-binding protein — MLWLMSTMGLFDLYNSIISFGFMLLIILPLSRLLPVQNNFELHTISLQILSIVFFITVHFLVLNYGLGTLEQYSTTQIKLAILGNVAFSLILIWLFNLSHYFISDEHEQLPVNFPRLILALVVFTIVLIGIVALSADYIKYLAIFSILPGLWFCHKHRWAGCAGFVTVSNLVLLGFIAHVIIQYDPALPLTQKAYLLNELATQTNHFEQYSRISLGITLYETVWFLCLFNLIGILISAMLYELDLAQSKLLNAQSNLSLTNAHLREVNHNIRNVNQLLVNAQEYERQQLAKEINISLRENIKTIDSALSVIESDCSNPDTADTFQSLNTYSGHIHRSLHEIVHKLKPQMLSRDGLYETLKGDYFKDKLALFKVNYSFIYEPNFITLSDNISIAVYRVVQEAVNNTIKYANASHFTIELKTTPAALSLIIKDDGVGFDPAHNTSGFGLEGMQQRILALEGTFQIDTRSGTQISIMIPLTI; from the coding sequence ATGCTTTGGCTCATGTCTACTATGGGGCTATTCGATTTATATAACAGTATCATTAGCTTTGGCTTTATGCTGCTGATAATTTTGCCATTGAGTCGATTACTTCCGGTACAAAATAATTTTGAACTCCACACTATTTCTTTACAGATACTGAGCATAGTTTTTTTTATCACTGTGCATTTTCTTGTACTGAATTACGGCTTAGGCACACTCGAACAATACAGTACGACCCAAATTAAACTTGCCATACTGGGCAATGTTGCATTCAGCCTGATATTGATTTGGCTATTTAACCTCAGTCATTATTTTATTTCAGACGAGCATGAACAACTGCCTGTCAACTTCCCCCGCCTAATTCTTGCCTTGGTTGTTTTCACTATCGTGCTGATTGGGATCGTGGCTTTATCCGCCGATTACATCAAATACTTAGCTATTTTTAGTATTTTACCGGGGCTTTGGTTTTGTCATAAACACCGCTGGGCGGGATGTGCAGGGTTTGTTACTGTAAGTAATTTGGTATTATTGGGGTTTATCGCACATGTCATTATTCAATATGACCCGGCATTACCATTGACCCAGAAAGCGTATTTGCTTAATGAACTAGCCACTCAAACGAATCACTTTGAACAATACTCTCGAATATCGCTCGGCATTACGCTGTATGAAACAGTTTGGTTCCTATGCTTGTTTAACTTGATTGGAATACTCATCAGTGCGATGTTGTACGAGTTGGACTTGGCACAGTCCAAATTACTCAATGCTCAATCTAATTTGAGCCTCACCAATGCCCACTTACGTGAAGTGAATCACAACATCCGTAACGTAAATCAATTATTGGTCAACGCGCAAGAGTACGAAAGACAACAATTAGCGAAAGAAATCAATATATCGCTGCGCGAAAATATCAAAACCATTGATTCCGCTTTGAGCGTTATTGAATCCGACTGCTCCAATCCAGACACGGCCGATACCTTTCAGAGCCTAAATACATATAGCGGGCATATCCATCGTTCATTGCATGAAATTGTCCACAAACTAAAACCACAGATGTTAAGCCGAGATGGCTTGTATGAAACGCTAAAAGGAGACTATTTCAAAGATAAATTAGCTTTATTTAAAGTGAATTACTCATTCATATATGAGCCAAACTTCATCACTCTTTCAGATAATATCAGTATTGCCGTATATCGAGTTGTGCAAGAGGCCGTCAACAATACCATAAAATACGCTAATGCATCCCATTTTACCATTGAGCTCAAAACAACACCTGCGGCTTTGTCATTGATCATAAAAGATGATGGCGTTGGCTTCGATCCGGCACATAATACATCTGGTTTCGGCCTGGAAGGCATGCAACAACGTATATTAGCATTAGAGGGAACATTTCAGATTGATACTCGCTCAGGTACGCAAATTAGTATTATGATTCCACTGACCATTTAA
- a CDS encoding phospholipase A: protein MLKQLFFFICLTNSVPLFAQQSPEETPLQKAKRVASETFQEIENTPKAPSILDARDAAEQRLDEVPFAIYQHQQNYLLPYTYAKNPNADGQVDLNQNNIDNQEAKFQISIKIPIYSLGDTNTGWYFGFTAKSFWQVYNSEVSKPFRETNYEPELMYRWQADYSFLQYRFNAVEVSFNHQSNGQSGLNSRSWNRVILTALFSDVDSAYYVRTWYRLPEDAKESVQDPSGDDNPDILDYIGRIELGYAWQFTPEHKLLAKLRNNLKTSNNRGSFELNYTYNFSERYDVLLQYFNGYGDSLIDYNRHQQRVGLGIQLRFL, encoded by the coding sequence ATGCTCAAACAACTATTTTTCTTCATATGTCTCACCAATTCAGTACCGCTTTTTGCCCAACAGAGTCCAGAGGAAACACCATTACAAAAAGCCAAACGCGTCGCATCAGAAACCTTTCAAGAAATTGAAAACACACCCAAAGCGCCCTCCATTTTGGATGCACGAGACGCGGCCGAACAGCGCTTAGATGAAGTCCCTTTTGCAATTTACCAGCACCAACAAAATTACCTCTTACCATATACCTACGCCAAAAATCCCAACGCAGACGGTCAGGTCGACTTAAACCAAAATAATATTGATAATCAAGAAGCCAAATTTCAAATCAGTATCAAGATCCCTATTTATTCATTAGGCGATACCAATACCGGTTGGTATTTTGGTTTTACTGCAAAGTCATTTTGGCAAGTCTATAACTCCGAAGTGTCTAAACCATTTCGTGAGACCAATTATGAGCCTGAACTAATGTATCGTTGGCAAGCGGATTACAGCTTTTTGCAATATCGTTTCAATGCCGTTGAAGTCAGCTTTAATCATCAATCAAACGGACAATCTGGTCTTAACTCTCGCAGTTGGAATCGTGTGATTTTGACTGCGCTCTTTAGCGACGTCGACTCAGCGTATTATGTGAGAACTTGGTATCGCCTCCCTGAAGATGCCAAAGAGAGTGTTCAAGATCCATCAGGCGATGATAATCCAGATATTTTAGATTATATTGGTCGAATTGAATTAGGCTATGCTTGGCAGTTCACGCCTGAGCACAAACTGTTAGCCAAACTGCGAAATAATCTTAAGACTAGCAATAACAGAGGCAGCTTTGAGCTAAATTACACCTATAATTTTTCTGAGCGATATGATGTATTGTTGCAATACTTTAATGGCTATGGCGATAGTTTAATTGATTATAACCGACATCAACAAAGAGTAGGACTTGGCATTCAACTGCGTTTCTTATGA
- the tsaA gene encoding tRNA (N6-threonylcarbamoyladenosine(37)-N6)-methyltransferase TrmO has product MAEIHPIGTILTPFDEKFGIPRQASLLSQVQSQIIIHSDYKDINAFRGLVDYSHIWLIFGFHQVQQTDFKPLIRPPRLGGNQKLGVFASRSPFRPNQLGMSVVQLHSVKHDQNSITLNISGADVVNETPLYDIKPYIPYADSIADAVAGVAPDAPEPLRVMVECHSKALQIGITAQQLEQVTLILQSDPRPAYQNQPDRTYKVRLFGCDWHFLIVNNICYVRDVQRD; this is encoded by the coding sequence ATGGCTGAGATCCATCCGATTGGGACCATTTTAACGCCCTTTGATGAAAAATTTGGCATTCCGCGTCAAGCTTCATTGCTTTCGCAAGTACAGTCTCAGATTATTATTCACTCGGATTACAAGGATATAAACGCCTTTCGAGGACTTGTCGACTACTCTCATATCTGGTTAATTTTTGGCTTTCACCAAGTACAACAAACTGATTTTAAACCCTTGATCAGACCACCGCGATTAGGAGGCAATCAAAAACTCGGTGTATTTGCATCTAGAAGTCCTTTTCGACCCAATCAGTTAGGCATGTCGGTTGTCCAGCTGCATTCAGTCAAGCATGATCAAAATAGCATCACACTCAATATCAGTGGTGCAGATGTCGTGAATGAAACACCACTGTATGATATCAAACCGTACATTCCTTATGCCGACAGTATCGCTGATGCGGTTGCTGGCGTCGCACCGGACGCACCAGAACCGTTACGGGTGATGGTTGAGTGTCATAGCAAAGCATTGCAAATTGGCATCACCGCACAACAACTCGAACAAGTGACTCTGATCCTACAATCTGATCCCCGTCCAGCCTATCAAAATCAGCCTGACAGAACCTATAAAGTCAGATTATTTGGCTGCGATTGGCATTTTTTAATCGTCAATAACATCTGTTATGTACGAGATGTACAACGAGACTAA
- a CDS encoding DUF1415 domain-containing protein, translated as MTQSAVEATKYWLEHIVIGHNFCPFAKKPFCNDQIRYVESNILKPDELFDQLEAEFTFLDTHPATDTTLIIIKQETTFDDYLDYLYFAERVLDDLGYSGTYQIASFHPQYIFAGVDEGDASHYTNRSPFAMLHILRENSLSKVLDMVDDPEGIPDKNIATAQTLGQDYFVQQLKRAVHG; from the coding sequence ATGACTCAATCTGCTGTTGAGGCAACAAAATATTGGTTAGAACATATCGTAATCGGGCATAACTTTTGCCCTTTTGCGAAGAAGCCTTTTTGCAACGACCAAATCCGGTATGTTGAATCAAACATCCTCAAACCCGATGAGCTGTTTGACCAATTGGAAGCTGAATTTACCTTTCTTGACACACACCCAGCTACAGATACGACCCTAATCATTATCAAGCAAGAAACCACGTTTGATGATTATCTCGACTACTTATACTTTGCTGAGAGAGTGCTCGATGATCTGGGCTACTCTGGTACCTACCAAATAGCAAGTTTTCATCCACAATATATCTTTGCCGGTGTCGATGAAGGAGACGCTAGTCATTATACCAATCGTTCTCCCTTTGCGATGCTACATATTTTGCGGGAAAACAGTTTGAGCAAAGTGCTTGATATGGTGGATGATCCAGAAGGGATCCCGGATAAAAATATCGCCACTGCGCAAACGCTTGGTCAAGACTATTTTGTGCAACAATTAAAGCGTGCAGTGCATGGCTGA
- the folD gene encoding bifunctional methylenetetrahydrofolate dehydrogenase/methenyltetrahydrofolate cyclohydrolase FolD produces MQAQLIDGKVIAQNVRQDVASYVSRAVAANKRAPGLAVVLVGSDPASQVYVNNKRKACDEVGFVSKSYDLPSTTSQEELLSLIDELNNAEEIDGILVQLPLPAGLNAEEILERINPYKDVDGFHPYNIGRLAQRIPAIRPCTPKGIMTMIESTKRDIKGLDAVIVGASNIVGRPMALELLLAGCTVTTCHKFTKDLKSHVERADLLVVAVGKPNFIPGEWVKDNAIVIDVGINRLDDGSLVGDVEFAKAQERAGWITPVPGGVGPMTVASLIENTLEAYVKAQTQK; encoded by the coding sequence ATGCAAGCCCAACTCATCGATGGCAAAGTCATCGCTCAAAATGTTCGACAGGACGTCGCCTCTTATGTTTCTCGTGCGGTTGCTGCCAATAAGCGCGCACCTGGTTTAGCCGTCGTTTTGGTCGGTTCAGACCCGGCATCTCAGGTTTATGTAAACAACAAACGCAAAGCCTGTGATGAAGTCGGCTTTGTATCAAAAAGCTACGATTTGCCATCAACCACCTCTCAAGAAGAACTGTTGTCACTCATAGATGAATTAAACAACGCCGAAGAGATCGATGGCATTTTGGTCCAGTTACCTTTACCGGCTGGTCTAAACGCTGAAGAAATCCTTGAGCGCATCAATCCATACAAAGACGTAGATGGTTTCCACCCTTACAATATTGGTCGCTTAGCACAACGTATCCCTGCAATTAGACCGTGTACGCCTAAAGGTATTATGACCATGATTGAGTCGACCAAACGCGATATCAAAGGTCTTGATGCAGTCATCGTTGGCGCTTCAAATATTGTTGGTCGTCCGATGGCTTTAGAGTTACTTCTTGCTGGTTGTACCGTGACAACCTGTCACAAATTTACCAAGGATCTTAAAAGCCATGTTGAGCGAGCTGACCTGTTGGTCGTAGCCGTTGGCAAACCCAATTTTATTCCAGGCGAATGGGTCAAAGACAATGCCATTGTCATTGATGTCGGTATCAATCGGCTAGACGATGGTTCTCTAGTAGGCGATGTCGAGTTTGCTAAAGCACAAGAACGCGCGGGTTGGATCACACCTGTTCCTGGAGGCGTCGGTCCAATGACGGTAGCAAGTCTTATCGAAAATACACTTGAAGCATACGTAAAGGCTCAAACACAAAAATGA
- a CDS encoding proline--tRNA ligase yields the protein MRTTQYLLSTQKETPADAEVISHQLMLRSGMIRKVASGLYNYLPTGLRVLNKIANIVREEMDKAGAIEILMPVVQPADLWEESGRWEEYGPELLRIKDRHQRDFVLGPTHEEVVTALVRNEISSYKQLPLNLYQIQTKFRDEVRPRFGVMRGREFLMKDAYSFHLSAECLQTTYDKMYQAYCNIFERIGLEYRPVIADNGSIGGTGSHEFHVLADSGEDDIAFSTDSDYAANVEMAEAVAPESQGEGTQALTKVDTPNAKTIAEVSALLNIDPITTVKTLIVLGEAQEDGSQPLVALVLRGDHELNELKAEKHPLIGAPFALASEERILAEIGANVGSIGPVGLSIPVIVDRSAAALADFVCGANIDDVHYTGTNWARDVGEYDTFDLRNVVAGDPSPDGKGQIAIKRGIEVGHIFQLGQKYSKAMNCGVLTETGKHETLTMGCYGIGVSRIMAATIEQNHDKFGIKWPDAIAPFKLVIIPMNMHKSHRIKEVAEQLYEDCLAAGVEVLFDDRKERPGVMFNDMELIGIPHSIVIGERNLDNQQIEYKSRHSGEKQLLDLDTALQFIKSL from the coding sequence ATGCGCACTACTCAGTATTTGTTATCCACTCAAAAAGAAACCCCAGCCGATGCGGAAGTCATATCACATCAGTTGATGTTGCGATCGGGCATGATCCGCAAAGTCGCATCCGGCTTGTACAACTACCTTCCAACTGGGTTAAGAGTCCTTAACAAAATTGCGAACATTGTACGAGAAGAGATGGACAAAGCGGGTGCGATTGAAATCCTCATGCCAGTAGTACAGCCAGCAGACTTATGGGAAGAATCCGGCCGCTGGGAAGAGTATGGCCCAGAATTACTACGCATCAAAGACCGACATCAACGTGACTTTGTTCTTGGGCCAACGCATGAAGAGGTAGTCACAGCCCTTGTACGGAACGAGATCAGTAGCTACAAACAACTTCCGCTTAATTTGTACCAAATTCAAACGAAGTTCCGCGATGAAGTGCGTCCTCGTTTTGGAGTGATGCGTGGACGTGAGTTCTTGATGAAAGACGCATATTCTTTCCATTTGTCTGCAGAATGTTTGCAAACAACGTACGACAAAATGTATCAAGCTTACTGCAACATCTTTGAACGCATTGGTTTAGAATATCGTCCGGTTATTGCGGATAATGGTTCTATAGGTGGAACGGGCTCGCATGAGTTTCATGTATTAGCCGATTCTGGTGAGGACGATATCGCCTTCTCAACAGATTCTGATTATGCTGCCAATGTCGAAATGGCAGAAGCAGTTGCCCCTGAATCACAGGGGGAAGGCACTCAAGCGTTAACCAAAGTCGATACACCCAACGCCAAAACCATTGCTGAAGTTTCTGCATTACTGAATATCGACCCTATTACAACAGTAAAAACGTTGATCGTATTAGGTGAAGCGCAGGAAGATGGATCGCAACCATTAGTGGCATTAGTCTTACGTGGCGATCACGAACTCAACGAACTCAAAGCTGAAAAACATCCATTGATTGGTGCACCATTTGCGCTGGCCTCAGAGGAGCGCATTCTTGCAGAAATAGGAGCCAATGTCGGTTCAATTGGCCCTGTTGGATTATCCATACCTGTGATTGTGGATCGCAGCGCTGCCGCATTAGCTGATTTTGTGTGTGGCGCTAATATCGATGATGTGCATTATACGGGGACCAATTGGGCTCGCGATGTCGGCGAATACGATACCTTTGATTTGCGTAATGTCGTTGCAGGTGATCCATCACCCGACGGTAAAGGACAAATTGCCATTAAGCGTGGTATCGAAGTTGGACATATTTTCCAACTTGGACAAAAGTACTCCAAAGCAATGAACTGTGGTGTCTTAACCGAAACAGGTAAACATGAAACATTAACCATGGGATGTTATGGTATTGGTGTTTCTCGTATTATGGCTGCTACGATTGAACAAAATCACGACAAATTTGGGATCAAGTGGCCAGACGCAATTGCTCCATTCAAACTTGTGATCATTCCAATGAATATGCATAAGTCACATCGCATCAAAGAAGTCGCTGAGCAACTTTATGAGGATTGTCTTGCCGCAGGTGTTGAAGTTTTGTTCGACGACCGTAAAGAGCGCCCTGGCGTTATGTTTAATGATATGGAATTAATAGGTATTCCTCACTCTATCGTGATTGGCGAACGCAACTTAGACAATCAGCAAATCGAATACAAATCTCGACATAGCGGTGAAAAACAACTGCTTGATCTGGACACCGCATTGCAGTTTATTAAGTCACTTTAA
- a CDS encoding CPBP family intramembrane glutamic endopeptidase, which yields MINNKVKKAVVLKLKMTALFLLLQLISVVLSEFLISPFITGDVYKDIEYYVAIIIMLPIVLFASKRDEFNLPNEFFNFNIDFSFFWKVIAVVFFYFLIFYFLAEFLNISGENDIFEIINVLNEGSIYVKVLLVFSICLAAPIIEEIFFRGWLISKLMMLDVDKNYIIITTSTLFMFSHIQYQNIFSYIYLFIMGFGLGCIRIKKNNISYCILAHSCLNFLAVFSWIY from the coding sequence ATGATAAACAATAAAGTTAAAAAAGCAGTTGTTTTAAAATTAAAGATGACAGCTCTATTCCTTTTGTTGCAACTTATATCAGTTGTTTTGTCAGAATTTTTAATATCGCCTTTTATCACTGGGGATGTATACAAGGATATAGAATATTATGTTGCTATTATAATTATGTTACCCATTGTTTTATTTGCAAGTAAGAGGGATGAATTTAATCTTCCAAATGAATTTTTTAATTTTAATATTGATTTTAGTTTTTTTTGGAAGGTTATTGCAGTTGTATTTTTTTACTTTTTGATCTTTTATTTCCTTGCAGAGTTTCTGAATATCTCAGGTGAAAATGATATATTTGAAATAATAAATGTGCTAAATGAAGGGAGTATATATGTTAAAGTGTTACTTGTTTTTTCGATATGTTTAGCTGCGCCAATAATAGAGGAGATTTTTTTTAGGGGGTGGCTAATAAGTAAACTCATGATGTTAGATGTTGATAAAAACTATATCATTATAACCACTTCAACTCTATTCATGTTTTCTCATATTCAGTATCAAAATATCTTTAGTTATATTTATCTTTTTATAATGGGTTTCGGCCTTGGTTGTATAAGGATTAAGAAAAATAATATTTCATATTGCATTTTAGCTCACTCATGTTTAAATTTTTTGGCCGTGTTTTCATGGATTTATTAA
- a CDS encoding HlyD family secretion protein, producing MTIEDKALFRINAIKGQSSRLDGEVLIARPVSSYVLFSSLVIIILVAIVFLVNAQFHRKEAVMGYLSPSEGTSKILAPSSGVVSQLLVNNGEFVQAGEPLALVTTAQQTSDGLSVNEALVNATREQLDLMTNRMSHAEIAFEQERDVLQEAMKHSDRTRAYTATQIQLANERLVIQQARLDRLAGLQLQGAVTQNDVDTQSEQVIVLNQQIAELKVIEQQASNQLAELEARLASLPIEHQQSIALLESEKSRLSQQLLSHQASGEWLITAPTTGKVTNIGLSVGDSVRQQQYVMTVLPESDSLCAILLVPSRAYGFVTEGQNTKIRFDAFPYQRFGLFDGEVIKTSDYIVMPGEIDMPVAINKPVYKVEVAMASQSISAYGQSVPLQPGMTISADIVLEERSLLSWLFEPIISLKGRV from the coding sequence ATGACCATTGAAGATAAAGCACTCTTTAGAATTAACGCGATTAAAGGGCAATCCTCACGCTTAGATGGTGAGGTGTTGATTGCGAGACCTGTGTCGAGTTATGTGCTGTTTTCTTCGCTGGTGATTATCATTCTTGTAGCCATTGTGTTTTTGGTTAACGCTCAGTTCCATCGTAAAGAAGCCGTCATGGGGTATCTTTCCCCAAGTGAAGGAACGTCAAAAATACTGGCGCCATCATCAGGCGTCGTTTCACAACTCTTAGTAAACAATGGTGAGTTTGTTCAAGCGGGTGAGCCTTTGGCTTTGGTCACTACCGCTCAGCAAACGTCAGACGGTCTTTCGGTAAATGAGGCGCTTGTCAACGCCACTCGCGAGCAGCTAGATTTGATGACTAACCGAATGAGTCATGCTGAAATAGCCTTTGAGCAAGAGCGTGATGTATTACAAGAGGCAATGAAGCATTCTGATAGAACTCGCGCTTATACCGCCACTCAAATTCAACTAGCTAATGAGCGATTAGTAATTCAACAGGCTCGTCTAGATAGACTAGCAGGGTTACAACTGCAAGGTGCGGTGACTCAAAACGATGTCGATACACAATCAGAGCAAGTCATTGTACTGAATCAACAAATAGCAGAACTTAAAGTTATCGAGCAGCAAGCCAGTAATCAACTGGCTGAACTTGAGGCACGATTAGCCAGCCTACCAATTGAGCATCAACAAAGTATTGCACTGCTAGAAAGTGAGAAGTCACGCCTATCTCAGCAGTTATTATCTCATCAAGCTAGTGGCGAATGGTTAATAACTGCGCCTACAACAGGTAAAGTCACTAATATAGGGTTATCAGTCGGTGATAGTGTGAGACAGCAGCAATATGTAATGACTGTCTTGCCTGAGAGTGATTCGCTTTGTGCCATTTTACTCGTCCCTTCACGTGCTTATGGTTTCGTTACCGAGGGACAAAACACCAAAATCAGATTTGATGCTTTTCCGTATCAACGCTTTGGGTTGTTTGATGGGGAAGTTATAAAAACGAGTGATTACATTGTGATGCCAGGTGAAATTGATATGCCGGTCGCTATCAATAAGCCAGTGTACAAAGTGGAAGTCGCTATGGCGTCACAAAGTATCAGCGCCTATGGTCAATCGGTTCCGTTACAACCGGGTATGACGATAAGCGCCGATATCGTGCTTGAAGAACGCAGTCTTCTAAGCTGGTTATTTGAACCGATTATCAGCCTGAAAGGGCGTGTTTAA
- a CDS encoding peptidase domain-containing ABC transporter — protein sequence MIYQSEAAECGLASIAMVANHYGHKIDLSTLRSRYNISFKGANLQQLMQLAEQLNMVGRALRLELDELRDLKTPCILHWDMNHFVVLKKVSRKSITILDPAMGERVIPMKEVDTSFTGIALELTPTSEFKKKDERAKLSITSFWTRIDGLTSSLVKLFVLSLILQFLMLAAPYYTQLVVDNVLVSFDKPLLVVLALGFGLVMLVSVITDAFRSWVVLHLSSSMSVQMATNLMRHLVHLPMEYFDKRHMGDVVSRFGSLNSIRDLFTNKIVEGVIDGLMSIVVLVMMFLYDVTLALVVLGVVILYAIIRIILYRPVHQLTESSIVAGAAEQSNFMETVRGIQSIKLFGQQTQRLNLWQNKYTEAVNQGYRLGKWHISYQTINGLLFGVENILVVYLAALAVMEGGMSVGMLFAFMAYKNQFTNRMAGLISNLIDIKMTSLHLDRLADIALTYKEKEGAEQPFREITGELTLNNINFRYADNEPLLFDELSLSIKAGDNIAIIGASGTGKSTLMKLMLGLLTPHSGKIEADGVNIQHLGLRHYRQQVASVMQDDQLMSGTLAENISFFDPQMNMEKVMEAAILAGIHDDIAQMNMGYNSLVGDMGNALSGGQSQRLLLARALYREPKMLFLDEATSHLDIELEQHVNQAIQQLSMTRITIAHRPETIRSADTIYELREGKMHNITATY from the coding sequence GTGATCTACCAATCAGAAGCCGCTGAATGCGGCCTAGCCTCTATCGCCATGGTGGCAAATCACTATGGCCATAAGATTGATTTATCGACATTGCGCAGTCGCTATAACATCTCGTTTAAAGGGGCGAACCTGCAACAGTTAATGCAGTTGGCCGAGCAGTTAAACATGGTGGGTCGGGCACTTCGTTTAGAGTTGGATGAGCTTAGGGACCTAAAGACGCCCTGTATCTTGCATTGGGATATGAATCATTTTGTGGTACTTAAGAAAGTCTCGCGCAAAAGTATTACTATCCTCGACCCTGCGATGGGTGAGCGTGTCATTCCAATGAAAGAAGTCGATACGTCGTTTACTGGTATCGCATTAGAACTAACGCCCACGTCTGAATTTAAGAAAAAAGACGAACGCGCCAAACTTAGCATTACATCATTTTGGACGCGCATTGATGGCTTAACATCGTCTTTAGTCAAGCTGTTCGTTCTATCCTTGATATTGCAATTCTTGATGCTTGCTGCGCCGTATTATACGCAGTTGGTCGTGGATAATGTGTTAGTCAGTTTTGATAAACCCTTGCTGGTCGTATTGGCACTCGGGTTTGGCTTAGTGATGCTGGTATCCGTCATTACAGATGCGTTTCGTAGCTGGGTGGTGTTGCATTTGTCTTCCTCGATGAGCGTGCAAATGGCGACTAATCTGATGCGGCATTTGGTGCATTTGCCGATGGAATACTTCGATAAACGTCATATGGGCGATGTGGTATCGCGTTTTGGTTCACTGAACAGTATTCGGGATTTGTTTACCAACAAAATCGTGGAAGGCGTCATTGATGGATTAATGTCCATTGTGGTGTTGGTCATGATGTTTTTGTACGATGTTACGCTAGCATTGGTGGTGTTGGGTGTTGTTATACTGTATGCCATCATACGCATTATTCTCTATCGCCCCGTTCATCAACTCACCGAATCGAGCATTGTCGCAGGTGCCGCTGAACAATCCAACTTTATGGAAACTGTGCGAGGCATTCAAAGCATCAAACTGTTTGGCCAACAAACTCAGCGTTTAAACTTGTGGCAAAACAAATACACCGAAGCCGTTAATCAAGGCTATCGCTTAGGCAAATGGCATATTTCGTATCAAACGATTAATGGGCTGTTATTCGGGGTAGAAAATATCCTGGTGGTCTATCTTGCTGCGCTCGCTGTGATGGAAGGGGGGATGTCAGTAGGGATGCTATTTGCGTTCATGGCTTACAAAAATCAGTTTACCAATCGCATGGCGGGGTTAATCAGCAACCTTATCGACATTAAGATGACGTCATTGCATTTGGATAGATTAGCGGATATTGCCTTAACCTATAAAGAGAAGGAAGGGGCGGAGCAGCCATTTCGTGAAATCACCGGTGAATTAACACTAAACAATATTAACTTTCGCTATGCCGACAACGAACCTTTACTGTTTGATGAACTTAGCTTATCTATTAAAGCGGGCGATAACATTGCCATCATCGGCGCATCAGGGACAGGCAAATCTACGTTAATGAAGCTGATGCTGGGATTATTAACACCGCATTCTGGCAAGATTGAAGCGGACGGGGTGAACATCCAACATCTTGGTTTACGTCACTATCGACAGCAAGTGGCCTCAGTCATGCAGGACGACCAGTTAATGTCGGGGACGTTGGCTGAAAATATCAGTTTTTTTGACCCACAAATGAACATGGAGAAGGTGATGGAAGCTGCCATCTTAGCTGGTATTCATGATGATATCGCCCAAATGAACATGGGGTATAACTCATTGGTGGGCGATATGGGCAATGCGTTATCTGGCGGTCAGTCGCAAAGGTTATTATTGGCAAGGGCGCTATACAGAGAACCTAAGATGTTATTTTTGGATGAGGCTACTAGCCACTTGGATATCGAGCTTGAACAGCATGTGAATCAAGCCATTCAGCAACTTTCTATGACTCGCATTACCATTGCACATCGGCCTGAGACGATTCGAAGTGCTGATACTATTTATGAGCTTAGAGAGGGTAAAATGCATAATATCACCGCAACCTATTAA